A genomic segment from Chitinophagaceae bacterium encodes:
- a CDS encoding zinc carboxypeptidase, protein MKNLFFTLLFFAFTINASAQLQSPDAFLGYRLGSRFTPHYKVVAYCEHVAQNSKMVQLQQYGETYEHRPLLAAFVGTEANIGQLEKIRDNNLQLARQSVTAGAGSTNTPAIIWLSYNVHGNEPTSTEAAMATLYALAEPSNSATKAWLQNTIVVIDPCENPDGRDRYVNWYNSVAGKNYNVQPICREHIEPWPRGRSNHYNFDLNRDWAWQTQVESLQRMALYNKWLPQVHVDFHEQGYNAPYYFAPAAEPFHDIITKWQREFQFFIGKNNAKYFDQNNWLYFTRERFDLFYPSYGDTYPMYNGSIGMTYEQGGISGGLGVITSENDTLTFVQRVQHHFVASLATIETSANYGKALLTHFKQYFDDAVAGKMGTYKTYIIKYKEADAQRILSLKELLNKNNIQYGTSSGIGKGLNYYSLKEENFSITKEDLVISAVQAKAALVQSLFEPNPHLSDSATYDITAWAMPYAYGLTAFASNQVFNIITGEGKMVTKNASSNPYGYVFPLSGNGSIKAVAKMLKDGIRLRFAEKAFTAGNKKFANGSVIILKNGNRNLSNVLWEKVREIANANNLQLSEVNSGMVDEGADFGSSSVHSIKPPKVVLISGDNVNANAMGEVWSYFEEELNYPVSLVNAQDMGRLSWNNVDVLVLADGNYEFLKNKEMAEQLEAWVRSGGKIVALERAVKHLSKQSWSRLKPKESDEDQAKEKNVSLLSKYANSEKDAISQNTPGAIFKVWLDNTHPLMFGYPDFYYTLKMDDVLYQPLGAEDGWNTGIIKSEKQMAGFVGAKLAKNLNNGVLFAVQDLGRGNIIYLTDDVLFRRFWENGKQIFFNAVFLVGQ, encoded by the coding sequence TTGAAAAACTTATTTTTTACACTCCTGTTTTTTGCTTTTACAATTAACGCATCGGCACAATTGCAATCTCCTGATGCTTTTTTGGGGTACCGGTTAGGTTCCAGGTTTACGCCGCATTACAAAGTAGTAGCGTATTGTGAGCATGTAGCCCAAAATTCCAAAATGGTACAATTGCAGCAATATGGCGAAACCTACGAACACCGGCCCTTGCTTGCTGCATTTGTAGGTACAGAAGCCAATATTGGTCAACTGGAAAAAATAAGGGATAATAATTTGCAACTGGCAAGGCAGTCTGTTACTGCCGGCGCTGGCAGCACAAATACCCCTGCAATTATTTGGTTGAGTTATAACGTTCATGGTAACGAACCTACTTCAACTGAAGCTGCCATGGCTACTTTGTATGCATTGGCCGAGCCTTCAAATTCAGCAACCAAAGCATGGTTGCAAAATACAATTGTAGTAATTGATCCCTGCGAAAACCCCGATGGAAGAGACCGTTACGTAAACTGGTACAACAGCGTTGCAGGAAAAAATTATAACGTACAGCCTATTTGCCGTGAACACATAGAACCCTGGCCAAGAGGCAGGAGCAATCATTATAACTTTGACCTGAACAGAGATTGGGCCTGGCAAACACAGGTAGAAAGCCTGCAAAGAATGGCGCTTTACAACAAATGGCTGCCACAGGTGCATGTAGATTTTCATGAGCAAGGTTATAACGCACCGTATTATTTTGCCCCGGCAGCAGAACCTTTTCACGACATTATTACTAAATGGCAAAGGGAGTTCCAGTTTTTTATAGGAAAAAATAATGCTAAATATTTCGACCAAAATAACTGGCTTTATTTTACCCGGGAACGTTTTGATTTGTTTTATCCTTCTTATGGCGATACTTATCCTATGTACAACGGATCAATTGGTATGACGTATGAGCAAGGCGGTATAAGCGGTGGACTGGGTGTAATTACCTCCGAAAACGATACACTTACTTTTGTGCAAAGGGTACAGCACCATTTTGTTGCAAGCCTTGCCACTATTGAAACATCGGCAAACTATGGCAAAGCGCTGCTAACGCATTTTAAGCAATATTTTGATGATGCTGTGGCGGGGAAAATGGGTACTTATAAAACCTATATAATAAAATATAAAGAAGCTGATGCACAAAGGATTTTAAGTTTAAAAGAACTGCTCAATAAAAATAATATCCAATATGGTACCTCATCAGGTATAGGAAAAGGATTGAATTATTACTCTTTAAAAGAAGAAAATTTTAGCATTACCAAAGAAGATTTGGTAATTAGTGCAGTACAAGCCAAAGCAGCATTAGTACAATCTTTGTTTGAACCCAATCCACATCTAAGTGATTCCGCCACTTACGATATTACTGCCTGGGCTATGCCTTATGCTTACGGGCTCACCGCTTTTGCCAGTAACCAGGTTTTTAATATTATTACTGGCGAAGGGAAAATGGTTACAAAAAATGCATCATCAAATCCTTACGGTTATGTATTTCCCTTGTCGGGAAACGGGAGTATAAAAGCAGTGGCAAAAATGTTAAAAGATGGCATTCGCCTGCGTTTTGCAGAAAAGGCTTTTACAGCAGGCAATAAAAAATTTGCAAATGGCTCGGTTATTATTTTAAAAAACGGGAATCGTAATTTGAGTAATGTGCTATGGGAAAAAGTAAGAGAAATAGCAAATGCAAATAATTTGCAATTAAGCGAAGTAAATTCCGGTATGGTAGATGAAGGGGCCGATTTTGGCAGTAGCAGCGTTCATTCCATAAAGCCGCCCAAAGTGGTATTGATATCTGGCGATAACGTAAATGCCAATGCCATGGGAGAAGTATGGAGTTATTTTGAAGAAGAGCTCAATTACCCGGTATCATTGGTGAATGCACAAGATATGGGCCGTTTAAGCTGGAATAATGTTGATGTGCTGGTACTGGCAGATGGCAATTACGAGTTTTTAAAAAATAAAGAAATGGCGGAGCAGTTAGAAGCATGGGTGCGCTCCGGTGGAAAAATTGTAGCCCTGGAAAGGGCAGTAAAACACCTGAGCAAACAAAGCTGGAGCCGCCTAAAGCCAAAAGAAAGTGATGAAGACCAGGCTAAAGAAAAAAATGTATCCTTACTTTCAAAATATGCCAATAGCGAAAAAGATGCAATTTCCCAAAATACACCCGGAGCAATTTTTAAAGTTTGGCTGGATAATACGCACCCGTTAATGTTTGGTTACCCCGATTTTTATTATACATTAAAAATGGACGATGTGCTTTATCAGCCATTGGGTGCAGAGGATGGGTGGAATACAGGCATAATTAAATCGGAAAAGCAAATGGCTGGTTTTGTAGGGGCTAAGCTGGCAAAAAACCTTAATAACGGTGTATTGTTTGCCGTACAGGATTTGGGGCGGGGTAATATTATTTATTTAACAGATGATGTACTCTTTCGCCGGTTTTGGGAAAACGGGAAACAAATATTTTTCAATGCTGTATTTTTAGTGGGTCAATAG